From a single Lolium rigidum isolate FL_2022 chromosome 7, APGP_CSIRO_Lrig_0.1, whole genome shotgun sequence genomic region:
- the LOC124674912 gene encoding ATP synthase subunit d, mitochondrial-like, which produces MSGVKKVTDLAAKAGKAIDWDGMAKMLVSEEARKEFANLRRTFEDVNHQLQTKYSQEPQPIDWEYYRKGIGAKVVDMYKQAYDSIEIPKFVDTVTPEYKPKFDALVVELKEAEKTSLKESERIDKEIAELREMKKKMSTMTADEYFEKHPELKKKFDEEIRNDYWGY; this is translated from the exons ATGAGCGGGGTCAAGAAGGTGACGGACCTCGCGGCCAAGGCCGGCAAGGCGATCGACTGGGACGGCATGGCTAAGATGCTCGTCTCCGAGGAGGCCCGGAAGGAGTTCGCCAATCTCCGCCGCACCTTCGAGGACGTCAACCACCAGCTCCAGACCAAGTACTCCCAG GAGCCACAACCAATTGACTGGGAGTACTACAGAAAAGGAATCGGAGCGAAAGTGGTGGATATGTACAAGCAGGCTTACGATA GTATTGAGATCCCCAAGTTTGTTGACACTGTCACTCCTGAGTACAAGCCAAAGTTTGATGCCCTG GTAGTTGAATTGAAGGAAGCAGAGAAGACATCTCTGAAGGAATCAGAGAGGATAGACAAAGAGATTGCTGAACTGAGGGAGATGAAG AAAAAGATGAGCACAATGACAGCAGACGAATACTTTGAGAAGCACCCTGAACTCAAGAAGAAGTTTGATGAGGAGATCCGCAACGATTACTGGGGATACTAG